In the Quercus lobata isolate SW786 chromosome 5, ValleyOak3.0 Primary Assembly, whole genome shotgun sequence genome, one interval contains:
- the LOC115990526 gene encoding glutamate receptor 2.9-like encodes MSVRMQQKTYDAVIGDITILADRLQYVDFTLPYAESGLAMIVPTKPEGSPLMFTKPFTRDMWLVTAAIMIYTMLIVWFLERQSNPEFSGPWKNQISTALWFTFSSLFFAHREKINNNFTRLVIVVWLFIVLILTSSYTASLSSMLTIQKLRPNVTNIEFLKANNLKIGCDGDSFVRNYLENVIKFKPENIVNVSSEDQYPGEFRSNNIAAAFLELPYEKVFLNKYCKGYTATIRTNRFGGLGFVSSNSNIMPESRPY; translated from the exons ATGTCGGTCCGAATGCAACAAAAGACTTATGATGCTGTCATTGGTGACATCACCATACTAGCCGACCGGTTGCAATATGTGGATTTTACCCTTCCATATGCTGAGTCAGGTTTGGCCATGATTGTTCCAACAAAACCTGAAGGATCACCATTGATGTTTACGAAGCCTTTCACCAGGGACATGTGGTTGGTGACTGCTGCTATCATGATATACACAATGCTCATTGTTTGGTTCCTGGAGCGCCAATCCAATCCAGAATTTAGTGGCCCATGGAAGAATCAGATTAGCACTGCACTTTGGTTTACCTTCTCGTCCTTGTTCTTTGCACATA GggaaaaaatcaataacaacttcaCACGTTTGGTGATTGTAGTGTGGCTGTTTATTGTGTTGATCCTGACCTCAAGCTATACTGCTAGTCTATCTTCTATGCTCACTATTCAAAAATTGCGACCAAATGTTACAAACATTGAGTTTTTGAAGGCAAACAACTTGAAAATTGGTTGCGATGGTGACTCATTTGTTAGGAATTATTTGGAGAATGTGATTAAATTCAAGCcagaaaatattgtgaacgtcaGCAGTGAAGACCAATATCCAGGGGAATTCAGAAGCAACAATATAGCTGCTGCCTTTCTTGAACTACCATATGAGAAAGTTTTCCTTAATAAGTATTGTAAGGGTTACACTGCTACCATACGCACCAACAGATTTGGAGGATTAGGCTTTGTGAGTAGTAACTCAAACATTATGCCAGAGTCCAGAccttattaa